The window CACCACGAGGAATGGCGTCAGTTACGACACAAGTTGTAAACTCTCACTCTTCAAGAAAGGAGCAACACAAAGTGCTTGCCAGCGGTCCACCGAGGCTTTCCCCAACTCAATCGGCAACGAACCTTTTGGAGTTTTTGTCCTGCGCCCTGCTCTTTCCCGCCCTGTGCAAGATGAAGTCAGACCGCACCAGGCGATATAGGTAGACCAGGATCATGACGTTCATCGCCATCAGTGCGGCCAGGAAGAATGAGGCGTGCGGCAGCCAGGAGTAACGACGCAGGATGTACCAGGTGAGGTACAACTGGGAGCAGAGGCGGAAAATGATGAAGGTGCACATGTTGATCACCTTGTTGATGTGGTAGACGGTGGATGACGTGGCGCCCGCCCGCTTCAGCAGCAGCCTCAGGTGCAAGGTCACGCTGTTGACCTCCACGAAGAGCGCCACCACAACAGTGGAGATGTACAGTCGGGTGTAGAGGGCGTACAGGAAGGTCGGGATCACCTGTGTGGAacaaaacattaggtacacctaaaTAACCTAATGAGAAACAAATGGGGGACACTAACCCACAGGAATAGTCTGTACCAGAGTCAAACAAAAAATTTGCAACATTCTGATGGATTCATTGTGCTACAGCGTAGTCCGAGGCTGATCCACGTGCAACGCCTGAACCAGTCAAGGCAGGGGACGGGCAAAATTGCAGCACCGCTAAGATAGTGAGATATTATCACACACCACATTCCAAATGATATTTGCCGCTGATTAAACCATAaaggcggccaaacccgcgtgGGGCATAATAAGGAAGTGGATGCTGAACGGCACCCCTGTTTTAAGTCTAGACTCCTGGGTTTACAGtacatgctgctacagagagcttcccaTATTCACACATTTATGTGCTGAGTCACACTTCAGAGAAAACCTGACAAGAAGCAACCAAAGTAAttatggaaaacttacctaccgtttgcagttcatgcaaaacacgcttttattgacagctcctccacaaagTAGGCAGCTCTCTTCTGCTCCCCCACAGAAAGCTGTGTGCTGACATGCGTCCaaaggctgaactaatgttctgcctCACAGAGCCGCGTTAGTCAAAATTGTCCaccagccgtgggggtggccgTAGAGTGACCCAAgggtggccactggggtggccgTAGAGTGACCCAAgggtggccactggggtggcTGTAGAGTGACCCAAgggtggccactggggtggccgTAGAGTGACCCAAGGGTGGCCGCGGCCGCCACTGTTGTCATGCGTAAAGGTCATTTAGCTACGAAAGGcgtgtttcttctttttgtcccatgggagaaagtggtcagtcagaaagCACATATACTTCGACAAGGTCGTTTTCACACCCTCAGGGACCATAAAGGGGCCTACCATCTCTCTGCTGATGACTGCAGCCCAAAACGTGACTCCACCACCTCCGTGCTGGGACATGGTGGCCATCCACCAACCATCCACTCCGCCATTGATCAGAAACAAGACTTGAATGAATCTTGATGTATTTCTGGCCCCACTGCAACCAGTATTGCTTACCGAGTAGTAGGTTAATGCACaactgcaagcctctggaggGTCCTACACCTTGAGGTCTGTGGGACTCCAGAGGcgccagcagcttcaaatacatGCTTTCAGCTTAGTAACGCCTTTTTAGCAGCTGCTCTCTCAGTCCGATTCATTTGTCTTGCAGAAACTTCCTTAGGATACTTTTTTTTGGAGCTGCACCTCAAGCTCCGCTGTTGCATAATGAAGCCTTTAAGGCCTTTTGTGTccatcatacaagtgtaaaaataagtcaagcCCTGCTCATGTTGCTAAATGTGAAGTACAAATTCAACTTGCAAGTGCATGATGGACTAGGAATTCCCACGATCCTCTTCCGTGTCCCGCCAGGATGATATCTGCTGAATCTTGCACAAAGTATCCTGCAACAAGATATCGGTGTGGCGTTGAATAACTCAGCTGTATTCCAGTTACATGCAATTAACAAGATAAACCAAGCTGGCAAATCAAACCTTACCTGAAGTATGCTTAGTTTGGCACCAGCCACATGTTAACTAGATGGTTGGTTTGTGTACTTAAATTTAGTTTGTCCCAAGTGCTCATTTGCTCTTCAAAAGTTACACaaagtttttattgtattaatgtattgtattaatgtctcgtctgttgttgttgcttaatttattggtatatatgtttatgtgtttatgtttcttatgttcttattctttcatttgttttctttcttttcttgggagaatgaacagaataagattttcattgcatggtataactgctgttgtactatgcacatgacaataaaactctcttgaatcttgaatctcttgaatctatATTCAGAGATAATACATAATGTTGGACATTTTGACTTGGAGACTTATCATTTTACAATGCAAGATTATTACGTTTTATTTCTGGGGTATAAACAACGCGGCCCAGgcgccatttgcagcccgcagctttgttttttgtttagtttttttgccTGTGGCGTATTGAACGATATCATTCAACCAGTTGATACTGATAATGCTcatctgaagtcagctgggataggctccagctcactcctgaccctaatgagaacaaGGTCCTCAGCTTTCGGCTTTACGTATGAACGCGCTCCCATTGGTTGATAACATGAGACTCACTGGAGAACGAGAGACAGCGGAAGAACACACGCGGCTCACGTGAAGCTACGCTACTCGCAACACtgtcgcgaccatcattaaggataaagatcgtattGTATCGTCTACCCTGACAACGTAAGGATGACAAGGAGGTGGTCAATCAACAATTTCTTTGTTgctaaaacaaaacaggctactgtcggccACGACCACACCAAAACTGTCCTGCATGTAGCCGTCCTGCATggaagtgaagccattattcatcCACTCCTCAGTcccacactggtggtggtcatctacatctgtagccccagatgccctggggtagtctgacggactGCCGCTGTGGGCAGCAccggaggcaaggtgggtgaagtgtctcgTCCAGGGACGCTACGACAGTGACTaccttctggtttctggacgacccgCTCTACCTCCTGACCCACTGCCGCCccgacatgcacacacattacacatacagtaaccgtatccttgagcatgtgaaaggatctgcgtccatgaaagtgacagtaataactaagcagcgcTTTTATTACTGCATttcatgtccttcatgtgtttctGTGACTTAAGTGTTAAGTTAGGCACTGGCATGCCGATACTTTTGGCTAAAGATGCCATGCCTGTGTGGAATCTATACGGCCATCTTTGGCGTGCccatatttttggccatgactgtatgaGTTCCGGCTTACACTAAAATCTATAGTTACACTATAATCTATAGTtgtgggaacggaactcgtTGGACActcaaggaccacctgtatgggAAATGGATGATGGATAATATTGAGAAAGCtgagtttttgtctttaaatatactgcacagcaggggtgcccattacgtcgatcgcataAACATCACATCATAGATATCAGCTGTCATTAAGCTCCCCTTCTGATTCACTCCTGCTCCCCAACGGCAACGGTGAACGTCACGTCTCACTGTAGGCAGAGATGCAACTGTCGTCTTTATTCttccgattatggataaactaagcgagcggtaagatgcctatttCTATAACagaagttatccgttcacttgtagcagcgagttaaggagaaaaaaaagtgaattgtctGAGGGCTTTGCTCCacatcatgaactccactatggaAATacgtgtttttctacacttccgtttCTTGAACTATTATTTAGTGTTATTTAGAATTTAGTAAATTTGCTCGTTGCTGAAGCCTTttgaatatgttgccttgacttgggctgcattgccttttgcatcatcattttcatttattgcataTGGGTAAtctttgatagcaaatgctaactggacgtaacacatgaagtgtgtgtctcaTGAACGCCACGTAGCTATTTCGACGGACATGTCACGGGTACtcgggttatgtacacaactattgaggaattacgtgtaatatctttattgccatattgaactcatatcagctactttgattccctgtaaactttgaaactgtgaatgtgaaatactaatcattagtatttagcaTAGTAGCttaaaagtttaccggttagatttgatatatattttattattttatatattgtttttatacGCATTCCTGCATCTCTCTGCACTATTTTAGTTGTTTAATTGTTCATTGCGGACTGGACTAGATTATGATCTCAACGGTCTTTACTGTCTGCTCCATGCTGTGGAAGGCATGATCTAATCTCATGTCCAATTGTTTTATTTGGAAGATCACCAACTGTAGTCGTGTGCAAGCAAACATTACTGTAGTTTTTGACAAGATGCGTAGTAAATAAATATGTTGACCTCATTCAGCTGAGAAATCCCCAGTGACTCCTCTCCTTTGTGCCTGGCAATGAGTGGCACGACGCGCACAAGCAGCCactgtgtatgtttttaaaaaaacaacacactcacacacacaacctcCAGTCAACAATGTCATCAGTGTGGTGGTTGTCGGGGGGCAGATCTCCACAGATTTGTGTCTTCATGGTTACGCCAAGATGCCCAGAATCTCGTTTGAGGCCTGTTAGACCACGGAGTACTCCAAGGAATTATCTTTGGTTGCTACGGTGATTTGAGTGGCTGCCAGTTGCGTGTGCTGGCAAAAAAGTGAGAAGGTGGGGCCTTGGCTTTGTTTCCCGCAGACTGCAAAGCACCTGAGCGTTCACGCCCCAGGACTGAAGAGTAAATGAAAAGCTGCACGCTGCATGCTTTCAGCCAGACATTCATCAGTCATTGTTGTCGCTTCGATACCTTTTGGACTTACGAGTTGTTTCTTGGGTTCGTATCAGTGTTCAGTGCATACCAGGGTCAATGATAAtagacaaaatgcattttgtctgagcaaagcatttcattggggGACAAGCagcctagaaaatggatggagacgctgcaatgctgcctctgaccaccagagggaggctgacgtcattgtggGAAATTGTGCATTACGGTGCAttgtgcattatgggaaaactttcattttaaacttgtattgctacatgtttgtgtatttctgaggtataccttttgagtgttaagttgctgtgtgatgagtttagtgttctttgtaagatgacaccgtgagtctgactgttacattgttatactgtcatatataatgacctcctgcgatttccaatgagTTCACcaatagctcgtgattggctcctgtcaaagaaagagctaccgtttcctcactgacccgCGAGCGGCATCGTATTTAAAcagttagtagtagttctgaactaaaggagatgtcacgagattacaaCTTGGCCATAAATTtgctgcaccgctgtataagccgcagggttcaaagcttaagacaaaagtagcggcttatacacaggaAATTATGGTAATGCTAGATTTCCGTGGAGATAATAATTGAAATTTGGCCTATTAAGATGATTGCAATCGAAAACGTtttacagttaaactgcacactttggcatggccttttattgtggcacacctgtgcaataaccaTGCTGGCTAATCAGCGTCTTGatgtgccacacctgtgagatggatgaattatgaatgctcacctACACAGATTTAGGATTGGTGCACAATATTTGAACGAGATGGGCCTTTTGTGTACGGAGAAAAAGGTTCACATCTCAACTGAAACAAATGTTTATGCTTAGTTGAATACAGATGCAGGGACTCAACGGGAATATGGTGGTGTAAAAGCATGACGTGTTTTCCGACCTGTTGACACGCAGACCAGCAGGTAGGATGACGGCGTGTGGTAAGAGTGGAGTTCGTTCAGCATCTCCGGCGGCCAAGTCACCGCACTGTGGGAAGGAAACGTCCACGTTAAGGAGAGATGAGTGCTTATTCTCATATGTACTGATCAGCAAGTCTTACGCCGCCGCTCGACTTGTTGTCCCCTCTTAATACAACCGCTATCATGTCACAGCTATACAAAGCATTAATAATATGGGGACAAACACCATTATATAAAGCCAGTTAACACTTTATCTTCCAAAACATTGTCTCTAAACAGCTCCAAACCTCTGCActgcaacatcatctggagcagtctTTTTAGcatgacaaaaagtcaaaaatcaaATACATCACACCCACCACTCACTTGTAAGCACTGGTCTGGAAGACTTGTGGCGAACAAAGCCTTTCTCAGGCTGACTAGTatagaaaatataaatataaactgacttatttgttcatataacgcacacagaacgatgaacaacactgtgcctgtctcctttctttgtgtCAGAACAGGATCAATTAAGCGCTGTGCTGTCATGGGCTGATGCGTTCAAAAGCTCCGCTAATTGGGTTTTAGGCATGGGCTTTCACGCATCAACCAATCAggggatggaaaaatgctgatgttTCTGTACGCCTGCCAGCTGGCTttgtgaggtgaatctgaaatctggTTGGTTAAACAATCAGCCCCATtactaatagtgtttaagtgacatgggccagcactcctaactctgaaggccctgggcagactacattgacatggcaacacatagaagctgaaatcattGTACACCCTTACTGTATTTGAAAAGGTGCCAGTCCACCTTCCATATCCACTGTGATGATAGCACAATCGTATTGTGGCCCAGGATGTCTGCATGACGGGCTCAAACTcaggttttgtttttatttgacttcGTTTTGTATAACAGCAGGACTTTTTCCAGATATTTCCTGAACTCCAGGTCTTGTGGCTTCcttgagctatttttaaaagAGGCACACCTTGAAAAGGAGAGGTGTGTCCCTGTATAAACACACCCTTTCATATTTACGACTCATAAGTAATCATGAAAATGCATTGTGTGCCATTATGAGAGGATCCCAGATCAGTGAAAACTAGTTGAAACTCTGTAAGCATTATTTCCTGACTCTGAATgtgagtaaaagaaaaaaaaaagctcagagaATGTAAAAATTCCTCCAGTGGTGGTGTGAAAGGATGAGTCAAAAGTCAGCTTGCAGCAGGTTTTTCCGGTTAATGTCCGGCAGGTCGCGGCTTGAGCAACAAGCTTGGCAAGGTGTACTACCGCATGGATGGATCTTGACGAACCAGcacaacaagacaaaaaagaaagatttTGTGGCCTGGAATTTTACGCTTATTTCCTCACCGGTCCTCGCCCTTGCCTGAACATGCCCTGCTTGTTGCACCCGGCCACCAAATCCACTTATCACACATCATGTGAGGACACAATGCTGTCCCAGTGTCCCAAGCAGCTGCTTACCAAGCCAAGGCCCACGGCCCCGTCAGCAGGGAGTGCACCATGGACACAGAGAGGTTCCTCCACTCCCACGAGCGGAACTCATCCTGGACCACCACCTTGGGCTGGGGCAGCCTTTGCAGTAACCTGTGGACCCCCCTGAAGATGAGGGAGAAGAGGAACACAGAGGGGCCGGGGTGCTTCTGCAGCACAAGGAGCAGACCCTCCATCCTCTCAACTCCTGATCGTCCCTTCtaccgctgctgctgcttcctCCTCTTCTGGGTGTGTTCACAGCTGTCCCGGGGATAGGCGGGTATGCGTGGTATGGAGTGGACGGTAGAGCCTGGTTTTGTTTTGGAGGAGACGtgagcctgcttttttttccctcttcaagCCCAAGAAGGGGGGGAGCGCAACGGGGGATTTCCGTGACAGAT is drawn from Dunckerocampus dactyliophorus isolate RoL2022-P2 chromosome 12, RoL_Ddac_1.1, whole genome shotgun sequence and contains these coding sequences:
- the tlcd1 gene encoding TLC domain-containing protein 1, which codes for MEGLLLVLQKHPGPSVFLFSLIFRGVHRLLQRLPQPKVVVQDEFRSWEWRNLSVSMVHSLLTGPWALACAVTWPPEMLNELHSYHTPSSYLLVCVSTGYFVQDSADIILAGHGRGSWEFLVHHALVIPTFLYALYTRLYISTVVVALFVEVNSVTLHLRLLLKRAGATSSTVYHINKVINMCTFIIFRLCSQLYLTWYILRRYSWLPHASFFLAALMAMNVMILVYLYRLVRSDFILHRAGKSRAQDKNSKRFVAD